ACAaacatcccaaaaataaacatgcaacttaaaaattcgcacaacaacacatagattttcaaccgtccttgcgtggaAACGCAAAATGCTCTGACAGATTTCTAACtgcccagaagaagatggcggagctggaacctccgggtttggtggtgacgaaccgtaatgccacaacaaatcctcaagatcaaacgaaGGTTTCTCGCCCCTTTGccatatattctttttccaaataatggagcgctgccctatgaaaagcgctAGGTTTCTTGCACCGATGACCTActggagttgtgcccttctctccagaaggacaacgatcacccccaccggcgccactccctccagctgctgaagccatattttactggaaaatactattatttttcacaacattataaattcttacaattacaataaaatatgaataaattaattaaaataaatcacactaatttgcaaattgattgaaaaaactcttacaattacaatgcaaatattaattactattactattacaatgatcagattaattactcttacaaataacaatgaaaataTATACAAAAGATGAAGAATTACTCTCACAATTACAATTAAAATATGTACATCATTATATCCTCATATTCGAATTGCACAGGTACTTACCATGAAGTCTGAAATGTAATAaaattagagttgctattgaGGCATTAGTCATCACTGTGTGTCGTGCTATGTCACAGCTCTATATAAGCCCTTATTCTTCGTCGGTCCTGACCTCAccctatctacataatgaagGATCTAGAAAGAGTTGTGACAGAGCATGCACAatgtgactaatgccccaatAGCAACACTACTTCATTTATATTTCACACTTGCTGGTAAGTGTCTGTGAactacaatgcaaaatcacattaattgaaataaatatctaattaattgaaataaatatatatatcttctaattattttgacacccttcagtttcaTGCGAACACTCTTTTgatcaatatccagaaaccatctataggggaaaaaaactttatttcgaaaaatgtatatgtcggtaacctcgaccaTGTGGTGATGACagtgcctttcggggggacacggtgcgaaTCAAATATGTCGACAATAGGCAGTCGCAACACCAATATTTTCGGTTAATAGGaacacaacacttggcacaTGCAGCATGCTCATTGATATGCTCTCATTGCAACAACGGTCACGCTGACTGCGCCAAATGCTGTGTTCGGATTAACTGAAAATGTTGGTGTTGCGACCAACCTATTAGCAatgtccttatagcgcatcgtgtatcctcgaaatgtagtgccatcaccgtcgAATGGAGATTAAcaacgtatacttgtttcgaaataaagattgtttaatcttctagatggtttcaatgtgagcctgaataaatacatcactagagtgtcaaaataatccattcataatacaaaaaattctattatacttctttcaataattcattataaaaaaatttacttTCCATATATGGTCATATACacaagtaaatcacatgaaCTCTCtaaactcattctaaaaatttccatTGTACACATATACTCATCTCattcaaaaaattaaaaaatatactacggtcatttctaatatataaaaatgattgaaaaatatctCTAAAAATTATCCACATTCAATCTAGCCATAAAAACTTCATTCAAATTGAAGTCATGGGTTCTATATACCTCAAATCAAagaataaatcaaagaaataatgCTCAttctcactatttctaaaaaaaattcctcTAACTATGAAGAATGAAGACAATCAATAAAGAGAgaatgaagttgcaaacctttggcgcaCTTGGATGACTAGAACACTCATTAAAACTAGAAAAAATGGCGGCAACTCTCTAAGGGGAAGAACAACCCGAGCTCGAGCTACTCTGGTGAAATGGcgctggctcgggctcggggaggaagaaggtgccaatttatagtggacacattagtaccggctggtggatcgagccggtactaacgcgccacatttagtaccggctcgagccaccagccggtactaagtttcctagcggccatttagtaccggctggtggctccagccggtactaaattgtcacTAGCCGTTGCAGGCGGACGTCGGGGCCTGTCGGTggcgcactttagtgccggctggagccaccagccggtactaataggtTCCCATGGCCACTGTTCCTTTGGCCTAgtactaaatttgcacgttagtaccggccgaagccgtgaccggtactaatggccgcggacgaatgtgcgtttttccagtagtgaTTGCTGGACTTATAAGTAATATATGAATAGTATTGTTGCAAGCATATCTTGAGTTGTTAGTGCTGTGAAAAATTTTTAACACCACCCACGACTTGTTCTAAGCAGTGAGACCAGCTTATATTGTAATTATCCTACTACATCCCATTGGCACCTCTGCCGTGGTTTGAAACATGTGAAACTGCCATTAGTAGTACACCGGAGTACACTTAAAAGTTACTATTCATATTCATAAGTCAACGTGATCTTGCTCTGATCCTAGTCAACGGTCAAAATAGGGGTAAAATTACGTTGGTTATGGGTGAAATCTCGTCGACAGCAAAATCGTaaagttgaaaaaaaaaacaagggtaAATTTACAATAATTGCACTACAAAGGAGGGACAAGAACATCAATTTTCCCATGCGTATATGAGTACTAAAAAACGATTTTCTCTAAATGGAATTAAATTAAAAACAGTCCCTTACTACCGGACTCTACTAATTTTTGTAGAATACGAGTGTTTGTGTTTCGTGTACAACGGACGTGATCGATGTCCATGGGATCACGGCCATCGATAATCCGTAGCACAAGCAACGGATAGTGCAGAGCTGTGAGACGAGGCGAGACGATCGATACGCAGGCAGGCTGAAGCGGCCGGGGGCCGGCCACTATATAAGAGGCGACCCCTCGTTGCGTTCCCACCCCTCCTCATCACCGTACCGCCCCCGCattcatcatcgtcgtcgtccctccctccggcggctgcggcggcggttgcgCCGGCGCAGCTCAGATGGCGGGGCTCGAGGAGATCAAGAATGAGGCCATCGATCTGGTACGAGCATGCACTCATCGTCCCACACTCCCGAGATCATCAAGAATGACCCTGCTGTCTGCTAGCCAGATAGCTGCTGTTTTTGTTGGCgttgttctttctttcctaCTGCCGTTGTCTCCTTCCTCGATTCATGGTCTGAACTTGCAGAGCCGTCCCTCTTCTCAGAATCGGATCTAGTTTGTTCGTTAATCGGTAGTCTACGACATGTGTTTCTAACGACTAGATACAATGATAGATCACGAAGAACAAAcacttctcttcttctttaaaagggaaaagaaaacatGATTTACTCGTGTGATGATAGTGCTATAATCCGTATCTTTTTCCCTTTCGAAAAGAACATACACCTGGCCTCCAATCGTCACCCAGCTGCTCAGCCAGAGTATAGTTCAGATCATACTAGAACAGATTTGCTCATCTTCTTTTGCTCCCTTTTCTCGTTGCTTGACTCACGGGTTACAACTTCCAAGCCGCTCCATGCGGCTTCCAGTTTCTCTTCCATCTGCAAAGACTGCGCCTTTTTATTCCTCCGATCCTCTTTTTCCCCCTGTTCTTGTGATCTGCAACCACCGCGCTTTTTCCGGCCGGACTCATTAATCACTGCTATCATCACTGCAACTAATCATTGATTATACACAGACACGTCGCTGTTCCAGTCTTCCAGAGCTTGCACAGATTTTCCATGGCGtccttattttttttgtttgtgatGAACTGATGATGATGCGTGGCATGGCAGGAGAACATCCCCGTCGAGGAGGTGTTCCAGACCCTGAAATGCACCAAGCAGGGCCTCTCCTCGGAGGAGGCGCAGGCGCGCATCGCCGTCTTCGGCCCCAACaagctcgaggagaaggaggagagcCGGATCCTCAAGTTCCTGGGGTTCATGTGGAACCCCCTGTCGTGGgtgatggaggcggcggcggtcatgGCCATCGCGCTcgccaacggcggcggcgagccgccgGACTGGCAGGACTTCGTCGGCATCgtggtgctgctgctcctcAACTCCACCATCTCCTACGTGGAGGAGTCCAGCGCCGGGAGCGCCGCGCAGGCGATCATGGACAACCTGGCGCCCAAGGCCAAGGTGCTCCGCGACGGCCGCTGGAGCGAGCAGGACGCCGCGGCGCTCGTCCCCGGCGACGTCGTCAGCATCAGGCTCGGCGACATCGTCCCCGCCGACGCGCGCCTGCTCGAGGGCGACCCGCTCAAGATCGACCAGTCGGCGCTCACCGGCGAGTCGCTGCCGGTGACCAAGGCGCCCGGCGACAGCGTCTACTCGGGGTCCACGTGCAAGCAGGGCGAGATCGAGGCCGTCGTCATCGCCACCGGCGTGCACACCTTCTTCGGCAAGGCGGCGCACCTCGTGGACAGCACCAACCAGGTCGGCCACTTCCAGAAGGTGCTCAGGGCCATCGGCAACTTCTGCatcgccgccatcgccgtcggcATCGTCGTCGAGGTCGTCGTCATGTACCCCATCCAGCACCGCCGGTACCGCGACGGCATCGACAACCTCCTGGTGCTCCTCATCGGCGGCATCCCCATCGCCATGCCCACCGTGCTCTCCGTCACCATGGCCATCGGCTCGCACCGGCTGGCCACGCAGGGCGCCATCACCAAGCGCATGACCGCCATCGAGGAGATGGCCGGGATGACCGTGCTGTGCAGCGACAAGACGGGCACGCTCACCGTCAACAAGCTCCGCGTCGACAGGGGCCTCATCGAGATCTTGGCCAAGGGCGTCGACGCCGACGAGGTCATCCTGCTCGCCTCCAGGGCCTCGAGGGTCGAGAACCAGGACGCCATCGACGCCGCCATGGTCGGCATGCTCGGCGACCCCAGGGAGGCCAGGGACGGCATCCAGGAGGTGCACTTCCTCCCCTTCAACCCCGTCGACAAGCGCACCGCTCTCACCTACATCAGCGCCGCCGACGGCACCTGGCACCGTGTCAGCAAGGGCGCTCCCGAGCAGATCATGGCTCTCTGCAGATGCACCGACGACGTCGTGAACAAGGTGCACGCCGTCATCGACAAGTACGCCGAGCGCGGCCTGCGGTCGCTCGCCGTCGCCAGGCAGGAGGTGCCGGAGAAGCGCAAGGACAGCCCCGGCGGCCCGTGGCAGTTCGTGGCGCTGCTGCCGCTGTTCGACCCGCCGCGGCACGACAGCGCCGAGACCATCAAGAGGGCGCTCGACCTCGGCGTCAATGTCAAGATGATCACCGGTAGAGAGATTATGATTCAGTGTTGTCACCAAGtgtgatgtgatgtgatgtgaCAGTGACACCGGATGATTCATGGTGCAGGTGATCAGCTCGCCATTGCCAAGGAGACGGGAAGGAGGCTGGGGATGGGCACCAACATGTACCCCTCGTCGGCGCTGCTCGGGCAGTGCAAAGACGAAGCCATCGCCTCCATCCCCGTGGACGACCTGATCGAGAAGGCCGACGGCTTCGCCGGCGTCTTCCCGGGTGAGAATGAGCACGACTAGAGTTTGCACTTGCACCTGATTCTGATCCCTATTTGTTATTTatcctttttcttcaaaaaaaattattattgatCCTGAATCCTGAATTCTGCAGAGCACAAGTACGAGATCGTCAAGAAACTGCAGGAGAGGAAGCACATCTGCGGGATGACCGGCGACGGCGTGAACGACGCGCCCGCGCTGAAGAAGGCGGACATCGGCatcgcggtcgccgacgccaccgacgcgGCCAGGAGCGCTTCCGACATCGTGCTCACCGAGCCTGGGCTCAGCGTCATCATCAGCGCCGTGCTCACCAGCCGTGCCATCTTCCAGCGGATGAAGAACTACACCGTAAGCAGCGCATCGGCCTCGCAACCGCAAAATAGTAATGCAGTTTATTAGACTGATAGATGCATGTTTCTTCTCTCTTGTCACTTCTTTTCAGATTTATGCGGTGTCGATAACAATCCGAATCGTGGTAAGTTAACTTTTTTTTCCAAGGCTGAAAGGATGAATCTGTCCATGCAAGCTCTGTTCTTGTACGCACTTAGCTTGTCTGAATGCTGCTTGTTTGCTTTATCTTGACGGCAATCTGCAGCTCGGATTCATGCTCATAGCGCTGATCTGGAAGTTCGATTTCTCACCGTTTATGATACTTGTCATCGCCATCCTCAACGACGGTGAGCTCTCGCATAGCACGCTCAACTGAGCATGTTTATTTGTTGGATGCAAACAAATGGATGGATGCAGGAACGATCATGACCATCTCCAAGGACCGGGTGAAGCCGTCCCCGCACCCTGACAGCTGGAAGCTGAAGGAGATCTTCATCACCGGCATCGTGTACGGCTCCTACCTGGCCCTCATGACGGTCATCTTCTTCTGGGCCATGCGCAGCACCGACTTCTTCACGGTGAGCAGCGACCTCGATCTCTAGCTAGATGAGCAGTGAGCAGTGGCCATCATCATTTCtcccaaatttcttgaggaactAATTAGCAACAATGTAAACCTTGTTGTTTGctcccgcgcggcggcgacagAACACGTTCGGCGTCCGGCCGCTGCACGGCAGCCGGGACGAGATGATGTCGGCGCTGTACCTGCAGGTGAGCATCATCAGCCAGGCGCTCATCTTCGTCACGCGCTCCCGCGGCTGGTGCTTCGCCGAGAtgcccggcctcctcctctgcgccgccttcGTCGTCGCCCAGATCGTAAGCCGCGTCAAGTTGGATCGTAAAGAAACCACTAGAGCtatatccattaccacccctgtTCCTGATCCTGTGATCCATGCATCGATGGCAGATGGCGACTCTGGTGGCGGTGTACCCGACGATCCGGTTCGCGCACATCCGCGGCATCGGGTGGGGCTGGGCGGGCGCGATCTGGGCCTACAGCGCCGTCACCTTCCTGCCGCTGGACGTGTTCAAGTTCGGCATCTGGTACGCGCTGAGCGGCCGGGCGTGGGACACGCTGTTCGAGCACAAGATCGCCTTCACCGGGAAGAAGGACTACGGCCGGGAGGAGCGGGAGGCGCAGTGGGCGACGGCGCAGCGCACGCTGCACGGCCTGCAGACGCCGGAgctcggcgagcgcggcggcggctaccgCGAGCTCTCGGAGATCGCCGAGCAGGCCAGGCGCCGCGCCGAGGTGGCCAGGCTCCGGGAGCTCGGCACGCTCAAGGGGCAGGTCGAGTCGGTCGTCAGGCTCAAGGGGCTCGACATGGAGGGCATCCAGCAGCACTACAGCGTGTGAGGCGATGGTGCCATGCGCGCGATCGCCGGATCCGGCAGCCGCCGCCCAATGCCCCGTCGCGCATTTtcagcgacggcgccgccgcctgtaaactgatttttttttcgcgAATGTGACTGAGCACGTGTTTTATTAAGAGGAAAGTAAAACGACTATTACAAATCTTAAGGCCCAGGCTATTAAGGCGAAAACGAAGCACATCACACAAGTGGCACTCGACCCGTACACAAATAAGAACAGCAAGAAATATAGGGGGAACACGGGCAAACCCACAAACCTAGGAACGACCACCACCaaacctgcaaaaaaaataCTACAAGCCATAGGATGTAAAGGTCGACAACACGACAAagacggcggcaaagcatccgccacggCAACGAATAGaagggcggcaaagcatccgcaaGACGACGACCTTTGCAACCCGGACAATACAGCTGAAATGAGCGAAGCCAGGTAgacaaccaccaccaccaccaccaccatcggcAGAGCTTCCAAAACGATGCCTCCAGCGAGGGAACGACGCTACGCGCCGTCATCGTCCGACCAAAAGGTCAAGGTTTTCACCCGGAAAGCACATTGGAGCGGAGGGAAGAGGGGTGAAAAATGACGCCTTCAACAAGGTCAACGGCGCCGGAAGGCGTCGCCGTCATTGGTCTGCAAGCAGACCTAGGCTTTCGCCTTCACCCAATCCCTCCTCGAAGCCGAAGGCTGAGGAGCGGCATAGCGCTGAAGAGCTCGCCAGAGGGCCGGCCGCAGACCCCAAGACGCGGACGTCCAGGACGGCAGCATGCCCCGGAACGAGCGGCGGAGGCGTAGAGCCGCCACAGGCGCAGCAAGCCACAACCCCCCAGGgcgagcgacgacgacgacgcagcCACCGGAGGCGCAACCCGAGCCCTGGGccgagcagcggcggtggccACCAGCCCACAGGCCGCCCCAGACCAGAGCCGAGCCCCGGGtctggcgacggcggcggcaggcggcggcgccccgcgcCTCACCGGAGCCGAGGCcccagcggcgagggcggcccgCCAGCGGGCCAGGCAGGTGCGAGTGGCAGCGCCCCGGACCGGCAGCTGGCCACGCGAGGGCCGGTCGGATGTGGGTGGCCGCCCCACAGGCACGACGACGGTGGCGCAGGGACCACCGAGGCCATGGGGCAGGCCCGGCGGCAACCGCCCAGGCGAGAGCAGATCCGCCCAGGGGCCGGTCAGATCCGGTGACCCTATCGCCGGATCTGGTCCCTggcaaccggcggcggcgagggaagaAGGGGTGGCCGACCCGGTCATGGAGTTCGAGGGAAGGggcagagaggagaggagaggggaggggaagcGGGCTAGCCGGCTTCggcagtcgccggcggcggcggccaccagaggcggcgaacggcggagggttggacggcggcgccggaatCGCCCCCAGGGAGGGCGACGCCCTGTAAACTGAATTCGGTGTCAATTAAAAAAGACGTCTGTTGTTCGTCCTAGGCTGCTGCCTTGCTGATGATTAATGGCGCAAGGCGTGCCTTAAGTACGTTGGTTTTGGCTTAATGCGGTTTGTTAACACTTGGGAGGTGCAAAAGCTACATATGTAACAGCAGACCAGAGTGTAGTATATTTCTGAATAAACTGGGAAATAACAGCAGAGATGCAAATGCAATGGTTGTGGTGATGCCATTTCTTTATATActatgatgcactctcaaagaaATTGTCTAATCGTTAACCAGAAGATTAACATATGTAACTTCATTAATCTGACAATTAAATGTACACAACGAATACAGCATTCTATCCCAACATTGGATGTGGATGATGGCCCCCAAAATGTTCCATCTTATTTATCACCAGATGTGCACCTGGATGATGGCCCCCACAATGTTCCATCTTATTTATCACCAGGTAGCAAATAATCATGTGTTACATGCTTTAAGCATCGCAATCTTTGAAACTTCATACAGCAGATTCCCCTTCATTCCAAGGAAAAATACCATAAGGTGTGGCACCATAGCATCAAGTATACCTCCTCTGATCCATCTTCAAAAAATTATTGTGCGTATTTCAGCATACTATCCCGTTCATGTGAATCCCATCACACAAATTAGGTAAATGACTGAGGCGGGGCATTATTGTGCGTATTTCAGCATACTATCTGGCTAGAAGCTGGCATCTTCTGTTGTCGGCCGCCTCAAGAAATAGCGCAAGCTATTAGAAAGAACCTGCAGAGATGAGACAAATCAGAATCGCGGTACTAAAATTCCGTACTAGCATGAGTTTGTTTAGAGTCGGATTCTCTAGCCAAAAGAACAGGTATTGTAATATTTACCTGTTGCAAAGCCTTGCTCACAGCTTTGCCCCTATAACTGACATGGAATTTTGCTTTAGCCAGTAGCCCCTGAAAGATAGAATATGTCAGGAGATGAATGGTTCCTTGCATGAGCAGACTTCAGACAACTAGTCTCACCTCAGTATCAAACTCTCCAGATTGGACAGTTACGTTGGTATCGGAGATGGCCTTAACAAGATCAACAAGTAACCCTGGACGATCAGCGGCTTCCACCACAAGTAAGCTGAAATGGAACAACATAGGAGATCAAATCACTTTCACATTATAGGGTAGGAGTTATTAAATAATCCAGTTCCCATTGATGAAATGATAGCAATTGGTCAAGCAAGGAAAGCACAACACATCTGTAACAGAAACTGAAATACATGTAGGCAATGTGTTATTCATTCGGATTATGTTCTCATACTGCACCAGGTAAGAAAGATGGCATACTTTCTTTCAGGGCCATCATCATAGATATCTACATGGGTTGCTATGTCCACATCGACCTGCCGATCAACAAGTGAACAACATTTATAAGGTTTACAAATCTCAAAGAAGAGAGACATAATTCTGACGCTATAGTTGATCACAATTCCATGGCCATTATATCATGTGAAGTCCAGTCAAGGATGTTCTATGGAGAACAGATCTAGATATGAAGTGATACCAGATAAGACTTTTTGATTTAGTTAAGAATTCCATAGCAACGAAgcagaacccccccccccccccccacacacacccaaccAACGGACAAAAAGAAAAACCAAAGAGGACACTGTAGAAATTAGTGTCTTGTACATCATTGTGTGCTCTTTCTTTCTCATGATAGTTATGGACAAATGAGTTGGTTTAGTGGACCTCCAGGGGCACATTGACACGTTTTCAGTTCAATATGGGAACCATCAATAAAGGTGAGCCACTGACGTGAATCACTTTAGGCAATACCTGTTCTGCAGGGACTTCTGGCCCAAATGTTGCTCCCATAGCCAATTGACTGCTGGACTCCTGGTACCAAATTAACAACACTATTTTCACATTAGCGACACTATAAATTTATAAaagtaaaaataaaaagatagaGCAAAAGTTGAAGTCGGTTACCGGATGATATTGTATCATGTTGTTAATGATCGTCAACCGTACTGCTTCTAACAACTCTGGGTCATCAATTTTGCGGCCAGTGGACCTGTAGAGCATTCCTGTCACTCATTCTAGGCAAGAACTGATAGATGCAGAAAAGTACAACAAAGAAAGACGTCATATTCTGTTGTAAGTTGGACACTGAACTTATATGGGAGATTCCTCATGTCAATTTTTACATATTTGATGAAACAGCGTAGGAAAGAAGATCCACTTACGATTTAGTTATAGAAAACTTGTTATGCTTGCCGGTAGAATCAAGGCAGACACTAGCTTTAACAACATTTAACCCCAAGTTCTTCAGGGCACTCATCTGCACGTCAAACAGATCTTATTTTATCAGGACAATTCTCACGATCTAAGAGATGTTAATAAAATTATCTAGTGGTGCAAATATAATGAGAATTTAATGTGAGCAACATACTGTATCAACAAGATCACCAAGACGGTCACCCAAGGTTACTTCTACAATGGTTGCATCCGGATCTGAGTCTTGATCTATTATAACTTTCGGGATAGGATCTGTATCGGTGTTGCTCCCATCCTGCTAACCAAAGTATATGTGGTTGAACAAGCAAGTTCATCCAATGCTTTTTGGTAACCTATGCTATGTACCTCAACAGCCGCAGGGGAAGTAGCCCTAGGAACCCTCACAGCTGAAAAGGACAATCTGAAGAGAGGAAAGGATCAGTTGCAAACACTCTAAATTGAAGAGAAAAATATAATGGAGGTTATATATAGAAAAGATGAAATAACAAAAGACTGTAGGTTAGTATTAACATCACTG
The Panicum virgatum strain AP13 chromosome 6N, P.virgatum_v5, whole genome shotgun sequence genome window above contains:
- the LOC120679484 gene encoding plasma membrane ATPase-like encodes the protein MAGLEEIKNEAIDLENIPVEEVFQTLKCTKQGLSSEEAQARIAVFGPNKLEEKEESRILKFLGFMWNPLSWVMEAAAVMAIALANGGGEPPDWQDFVGIVVLLLLNSTISYVEESSAGSAAQAIMDNLAPKAKVLRDGRWSEQDAAALVPGDVVSIRLGDIVPADARLLEGDPLKIDQSALTGESLPVTKAPGDSVYSGSTCKQGEIEAVVIATGVHTFFGKAAHLVDSTNQVGHFQKVLRAIGNFCIAAIAVGIVVEVVVMYPIQHRRYRDGIDNLLVLLIGGIPIAMPTVLSVTMAIGSHRLATQGAITKRMTAIEEMAGMTVLCSDKTGTLTVNKLRVDRGLIEILAKGVDADEVILLASRASRVENQDAIDAAMVGMLGDPREARDGIQEVHFLPFNPVDKRTALTYISAADGTWHRVSKGAPEQIMALCRCTDDVVNKVHAVIDKYAERGLRSLAVARQEVPEKRKDSPGGPWQFVALLPLFDPPRHDSAETIKRALDLGVNVKMITGDQLAIAKETGRRLGMGTNMYPSSALLGQCKDEAIASIPVDDLIEKADGFAGVFPEHKYEIVKKLQERKHICGMTGDGVNDAPALKKADIGIAVADATDAARSASDIVLTEPGLSVIISAVLTSRAIFQRMKNYTIYAVSITIRIVLGFMLIALIWKFDFSPFMILVIAILNDGTIMTISKDRVKPSPHPDSWKLKEIFITGIVYGSYLALMTVIFFWAMRSTDFFTNTFGVRPLHGSRDEMMSALYLQVSIISQALIFVTRSRGWCFAEMPGLLLCAAFVVAQIMATLVAVYPTIRFAHIRGIGWGWAGAIWAYSAVTFLPLDVFKFGIWYALSGRAWDTLFEHKIAFTGKKDYGREEREAQWATAQRTLHGLQTPELGERGGGYRELSEIAEQARRRAEVARLRELGTLKGQVESVVRLKGLDMEGIQQHYSV
- the LOC120679300 gene encoding ACT domain-containing protein DS12, chloroplastic-like isoform X2; translation: MAEMAVTVAAAAGTLRPCTGVSARGAAVLGRWRPLALAAPAKLRLSFSAVRVPRATSPAAVEDGSNTDTDPIPKVIIDQDSDPDATIVEVTLGDRLGDLVDTMSALKNLGLNVVKASVCLDSTGKHNKFSITKSSTGRKIDDPELLEAVRLTIINNMIQYHPESSSQLAMGATFGPEVPAEQVDVDIATHVDIYDDGPERNLLVVEAADRPGLLVDLVKAISDTNVTVQSGEFDTEGLLAKAKFHVSYRGKAVSKALQQVLSNSLRYFLRRPTTEDASF
- the LOC120679300 gene encoding ACT domain-containing protein DS12, chloroplastic-like isoform X1, producing MAEMAVTVAAAAGTLRPCTGVSARGAAVLGRWRPLALAAPAKLRLSFSAVRVPRATSPAAVEQDGSNTDTDPIPKVIIDQDSDPDATIVEVTLGDRLGDLVDTMSALKNLGLNVVKASVCLDSTGKHNKFSITKSSTGRKIDDPELLEAVRLTIINNMIQYHPESSSQLAMGATFGPEVPAEQVDVDIATHVDIYDDGPERNLLVVEAADRPGLLVDLVKAISDTNVTVQSGEFDTEGLLAKAKFHVSYRGKAVSKALQQVLSNSLRYFLRRPTTEDASF